The sequence below is a genomic window from Desulfobacterales bacterium.
AGCAACAGGGTGTCTTGGCTCCTCCATAACCGCATACTACACCATGTGGTCGGTTGAGTAAAGTGCATACCCACTTTCTTTTATTTCAGCATGTTGTGAATTTAAATAATATTAACACAACATCCTCATAATTTATAAGATGTTTTTTGGTGAAAGAGTAGTATCTGGCATGAAATATGCTAATAATATGACTTGCGGAGAGGCTGAATTGTAAGCGATTCGGGAGGAGACTTGCATGATTCAATGCCAAGGTAATCAGAGGTCAGATATGGTAAACAGCTATAATGAAAATAATATAAATCCCGGGCGGCGCTCGGGCCAGGACCGCAGGGTTTTATCCGATCCCAGCTATCAGGGACCGGAGCGGCGGGTGGCCGTGAGGCGATCTGGAACAGAAATCCGAAGGCACAATCGCTATCGGGTTAAAGATCATATTTATGTTAATCTGCGGTCGGAATCCGGCGAAGAAGTCGGCCAACTGCTGGATATCAGTAAGGGTGGCCTATCCCTTCAATTTCTGGCGACAGATGAAAATTCAAAAACTTACACCGATCTTGGGATATTGGCGAGTATGGACCTGGCCATGGAGAAGATCCCTTTCCGGACGGTTTCCGTTGAGGAAGTAGACAATGATATTCCATTGAGTATAACGAGGCTGCGAAGGTACAGCCTTGAGTTCAAAAACTTGACGCCTGCCCAGAGAGCCAAACTCGATTTTTTCATCAAAAATTACACCTACGGGAATGCCTGATATAAGTCCATGTGCGCTCCGGAAGAGTGAACGGATGGCAGGGTTTACCGCATCGCGCCCCGGGCGGTGATGGGCCAGAGGGTTTCAACCCGATTGTTGCGAATGCCGACAAACCAGTCAAAGAGGTTCACGGTCGGGTCGCAATGGCCGGGAATCAGCTTCAGCTTATCACCGATCTTCAGGCGGCTGGCGGGGTTGAGCAGACTGAGTTTGCCGTGTTCATCGGACGCGCGCACAAATTCGACATCTTTCATACCAGAAACAATGGGCAGGCCGGAATCCAGGGGAACGGCTTTATGGCCGGCATCCACCACGGCGCGGTCCGGTGCGGAGCGGCTGATGACAGTGGTATAAACAAACAGGCTGTGCTGAAAACGGGCCAGGGGATTGCCGTCTTCGCCCAGGTTTTTGGCATAGTCCACATCCATGAAAATATAGGAGCCGGCCTGGAGTTCGTCATATACCCCGCTGGCGGCCTCAATTAAGTAGGTGCCGGTTCCGGCTCCGCTGACGGTGGGGCAGGAGAAGCCATGACGGTCCAGCATTGCTTTGGCTTCCGTGACGCGGCTGACGGCAAATTCGATGGCGCTGCGTCGTTCGGCCGGCGTGCGGCGGTGCTGGGCTGAACCGTGATAGGCCTGGAGGCCGGCAAATCGCAAATGGGGTGATG
It includes:
- a CDS encoding PilZ domain-containing protein yields the protein MVNSYNENNINPGRRSGQDRRVLSDPSYQGPERRVAVRRSGTEIRRHNRYRVKDHIYVNLRSESGEEVGQLLDISKGGLSLQFLATDENSKTYTDLGILASMDLAMEKIPFRTVSVEEVDNDIPLSITRLRRYSLEFKNLTPAQRAKLDFFIKNYTYGNA
- a CDS encoding DSD1 family PLP-dependent enzyme; this translates as MIATIPPAQIGMPLAEVDTPALLIDLDAFEYNLAKMQNDLKDGHARLRPHAKTHKCPVIARQQIDRGAVGVCCQKAGEAEEMVFGGITDVFITNEVVGAQKLKRIAALARIARIAVCADDAVHVTAYDEAARAGQVTLDVFIELDVGANRCGREPGETLLELARQIQTSPHLRFAGLQAYHGSAQHRRTPAERRSAIEFAVSRVTEAKAMLDRHGFSCPTVSGAGTGTYLIEAASGVYDELQAGSYIFMDVDYAKNLGEDGNPLARFQHSLFVYTTVISRSAPDRAVVDAGHKAVPLDSGLPIVSGMKDVEFVRASDEHGKLSLLNPASRLKIGDKLKLIPGHCDPTVNLFDWFVGIRNNRVETLWPITARGAMR